AACATTGTACTTATTGTGTTATTCCTAAGGTAAGAGGTAATTATAGAAGCAGACCCATGGAAGAACTCCTAGAGGAAGCATCATATTTAGCCTCCTTAGGAATTAAGGAATTAATACTGGTAGCTCAGGAAACAACTCTTTATGGTGTAGATATATATGGGGAGAAAACTCTACCCACCTTACTAAAGAAGCTTTGTGATATTGAAGGCATTGAATGGATAAGATTACTTTATTGTTATCCTGAAGAAATCACTGATGAACTAATAGAAGTAATTAGCAATGAAGCAAAAATCTGCAAGTATCTTGATATTCCCATTCAGCATTGCTCAGACAGAATATTAAAACTAATGGGAAGAAAGACTTCAAAAGCAGATTTGGTGGGAATCGTTAAAAAACTAAGAGATGAAATACCTGATATAGTACTTAGAACCACTTTAATTACAGGATTTCCCACGGAAACAGATGAGGATCATGAAGAATTAATGGACTTTGTTAAAGAACTTAAATTTGACCGTCTGGGAGTATTTACTTACTCTAAGGAGGAGGATACTCCGGCTGCTTTACTAAAACCTCAGATAAAGGCCAGTGTAAAGAAAAAGAGGCAAAAGCAGTTAATGGAACTTCAGCAATCCATTGTGTTTGACGCCTGTTCAAATAATATAGGTCGTATCCTTGATGTAATTATTGAAGGAAGAATAGTAGACAAGGAACATGTATATGTAGGAAGAACATATATGGATGCCCCCCAGGTGGATGGTTATATTTTCATAAACTCCGAGGAAGAACTTATGTCCGGTGATATAGTACAAGTTAAGGTTACCGGTGCAAACAATTATGATTTGGTTGGAGAGCTTGTGAAAGGAAGTGCAAAAAATGAATTTGCCCAATAAAATAACAACCGTCCGAGTACTAATGATACCCTTATATCTGATCTTTATGTTAAATCCCAATATAAGCTATGGCAGATATATAGCCGGAGCTATATTTACTTTAGCTGCAATTACCGATGCCTTAGACGGTTATATAGCCAGAAAAAATAACCTGATAACTAATTTCGGAAGGTTTATGGATCCATTGGCTGATAAGCTTCTTGTCTGTTCTGCCCTTATATGTTTTGTGGAATTTAACCTGATACCTAGCTGGATTGCAATTATTATAATTGCAAGAGAATTTATTATAAGCGGTTTTAGACTAATTGCCTCTGATCAGGGGGTGGTATTGGCTGCCGGATGGTGGGGAAAAATAAAAACCAATGTTCAGATAATTATGAGTGTAATGCTTACAATTGATTTGGATTATACCTTTATAAATATTCTAGAAATAGTAGCCGTATATTTAGCCTTGGCATTAACTTTAATATCTATGATGGATTATTTGATAAAAAATCGTAAGCTGATACTAAATGACAATAATATATAAGAAGTTTATTTTAATGAAAGAAGGCCAATTTTATGACTGTAGAATTAATCAGTATCGGTACAGAGCTTCTTTTAGGCAATATTATTAATACTAATGCCACTTATCTGTCAATACAATGTGCAAAACTAGGTTTTACCTTATATCACCAGATAACTGTCGGTGATAATGAAGTAAGATTAAGCGATGTAATAAAAACGGCCCAAGATAGATCAGATATAATAATACTAACCGGGGGACTTGGACCTACAAGCGATGATATTACCAAGGAAACCTTGGCCAAGGTAGTTGGTAGAGAACTTGTTATGGACGAACATTCCAAGGAAAGAATTTTATCCTACTACAAGCAGTTATATGCCTATGATACCAATAAAGTACTTCCTAAGGGCTTAGAATTAATAACAGAGAACAATTGGAAGCAGGCTTTAAAGATAAGAGATTCTATTGTAATAGATAATGATAACGGAACAGCTCCCGGATATATAGTGGAAGATAAGAATAAAATATTTATTCTCTTACCCGGACCTCCCGGCGAAATGATTCCCATGTTTGAAAATCATATCTTACCATATTTAAAAAAACTTCAAGATAAAGTATTTCTTTCGAAAATGGTAAAAATTTGTGGCATTGGTGAAAGTAAGGCGGAAACCATGATTATGGATTTAATTAAAAGCCAGACTAATCCTACCATTGCACCTTATGCAAAAAGCGGGGAAGTACATTTTAGAATCACTGCCGGAGCAGACAAAGAAGAAGAGGCAGAAGCTTTAATTAAGCCCATTATTAAAGAGCTTAAAGCACGTTTTGGTAATAATATTTATACAACCAGGGAAGATATTACTTTAGAAAAAGCTGTTATAGACCTTCTTATCAACTATAAACTTACACTGGCTACTGCCGAATCATGTACCGGAGGTTTATTATCCGGAAGAATAGTAAATGTTGCCGGTGCTTCCCAAGTATTTACGGAAGGCTTTATTACCTATTCTAACCAAGCGAAAATAAAATATCTTAATGTAAATCCGGATACATTAAATACTTACGGGGCGGTAAGTGAAGAGACAGCTAAGGAAATGGCTTTAGGTCTTATAAAAACCACCGGCTGTGATGTGGCAGTTGCGGTAACCGGCATAGCAGGTCCCGATGGGGGTACTAAGGAAAAACCCGTAGGGCTGGTTTATATTTCCTGTTCCATAAAAGGCAAAACCTTTGTAAAGAGATGTAATTTTAAAGGCAACAGAGCCAAGATTAGGGAACAAAGCGTAGTGGCTGCATTAGATTTAGTTCGTAGAAGTATATTAGAAATATATGTCTAATATAATATATTTTTTAAACTTATAACATAGAAATGACACAGTTATAGGATATTATTGTATCAATTGATAGTTTATTATTGTTGTTTCAAGTAAGGAGGTACTTATGAAATATTACAATAAAAACTTAGTATTGATACTGGTATTATCATGTATATTTTTATTTACAGGATGTAATAGTGTCAGACTAAAAACATTTAAAGAAGAAAATGTTCCCGAAAAAAATGTAGAAAGTAATGAAGAAAATCAAGAAAATCAAGATAATCAAGATAATGAAGAAGATTTAGAAGATGCAGAGTCTTTAGTTTCTAATCCGGAGGATACATCTAATTCTTCAGATGAGACAAATGATAATGGTTCAACAGCTAATATCGTTCAGCCGGTTGAAAATGTTGAATTATTAATTTATACGGTAAATAGTTCTTCGGAACTTGAGGCTGTTACAGCTTTAGTACCTGCCAATCAAGAACTAACACCCAAGTTAGTAGTGGATACAGTGGTTGATTCCATGGCTGACCAATCCTTATTAATTGGGGTTGAGAATGTAACAACACAGGATGATACCGTAATAGTCAGCTTTTATGCTGATCAGGCCCCTTTAACTAATGTGGGAGCAGGCTTTGAAGAAGCGATACTTAATGCTATAGCCCAAAGTATTACAGATAATTTAGACGATTATCATAAGGTTATATACCGAGTAGAGGGCGGTCCGTATATGAGCGGCCACATTGAATTGGAAATAGATGAAGTTTATTTTGAGGATAGTAAGTAGGCATATTGTATAATAGGCTTAATAATAAATAATAATAAACTTACCTTAGGTAATTGCGATACTAAAAAACGTATTCGACAATTACCTAAATTTATGTTATTCTATATAATTAAAAATAGGTGGTAACAAATATGGCAAATGTATATGTAATAGGAGGCGGCGCCTCAGGTATGATAGCAGCCATTGCAGCTGCAAGAAAGGGTCATAAGGTAACTTTATTTGAAAAGAATGAAAAGCTGGGTAAAAAACTCTATATTACCGGAAAGGGAAGATGTAATCTAACCAATGCCTGTGATAGGGATACTTTTTTTGAGAATGTTATTTCTAATTCCAAATTTTTGTATCGGGCTTTTCATCAGTTAAGTACCTATGATCTTATCAGTTTTTTTGAAGAATTGGGGTTAAGAACTAAAATTGAAAGAGGAAATAGAGTTTTTCCTCAATCGGACAAGTCCTCAGATGTAATTGCTGCTTTAAGAAATGAGTTAGAGCGTTTAGGAGTTGACCTAAGATATAATAGTGAAGTTAGTCAAGTACTTTTTAAAGAAAAAAGCTTTTATGGCCTTAAGCTGAAAAATTCTGATAAAGAATATTATGGTGATGCGGTTATTGTTGCTACAGGAGGGCTTTCATATCCTTTGACCGGTTCAACTGGAGACGGTTATGATTTTGCACAAATGGCAGGACATTCTATTACCGATTTATATCCCTCCTTGGTTCCCCTATATGTGGCCGAACCCTTTATCAAAGACCTTATGGGGCTTTCCCTTAAAAATATAGCAATTACAGTTAAGGCCGGACAAAAGGATATTTATAAAGATTTTGGAGAGATGTTATTTACACATTTTGGAGTCAGCGGTCCGGTCATCTTAAGTGCCAGTCGTTTTATAATCCCTTATTTAACTTCAGATGAAATCACTTTATCCATAGATCTTAAACCGGCCCTTAGCAAAGAACAGCTTGATGATAGGATACTAAGGGATTTTGAAAAGTCTAAGAATAAACAATTTAAGAATTCATTATTCCACCTATTGCCAAATAAACTAATAGATGTTATTATTCGTCTAAGTCATATATGTCCGGATAAACAGGTTAATTCTATTACAAAAGAAGAACGCCTAAGCTTAGTGAGACTTCTTAAGAATTTCACCCTTAAGATTATCAAACTTGGATCTTATAGCCAGGCAGTAATAACAAAGGGCGGAGTTAATGTTAAGGAAATCAATCCATCCACCATGGAATCAAAACTTATTAAGAATTTGTATTTTGTCGGTGAAGTCCTTGACCTTGATGCCTTGACCGGGGGATTTAATCTTCAGATAGCATGGTCTACCGGTTATTTGGCCGGTATCAGTATTTAATAAAATTATTAATTAAAAATACTTAATAAAAATCTATATATTTTGGAGGAAATATGAAGTATTTCAGTATAGCAATTGATGGACCTGCCGGAGCAGGAAAAAGTACCATAGCAAAAATAATTGCTAAGAAGTTAAGCTTTATCTATGTTGACACAGGAGCAATGTATAGAGCCATGGCCTTATATTTTATCAGAAATAATATTATGGCAGATGACAAGGATAAGATTGAAGAAGCCTGTAAT
This genomic interval from Herbinix luporum contains the following:
- a CDS encoding competence/damage-inducible protein A, whose translation is MTVELISIGTELLLGNIINTNATYLSIQCAKLGFTLYHQITVGDNEVRLSDVIKTAQDRSDIIILTGGLGPTSDDITKETLAKVVGRELVMDEHSKERILSYYKQLYAYDTNKVLPKGLELITENNWKQALKIRDSIVIDNDNGTAPGYIVEDKNKIFILLPGPPGEMIPMFENHILPYLKKLQDKVFLSKMVKICGIGESKAETMIMDLIKSQTNPTIAPYAKSGEVHFRITAGADKEEEAEALIKPIIKELKARFGNNIYTTREDITLEKAVIDLLINYKLTLATAESCTGGLLSGRIVNVAGASQVFTEGFITYSNQAKIKYLNVNPDTLNTYGAVSEETAKEMALGLIKTTGCDVAVAVTGIAGPDGGTKEKPVGLVYISCSIKGKTFVKRCNFKGNRAKIREQSVVAALDLVRRSILEIYV
- the rimO gene encoding 30S ribosomal protein S12 methylthiotransferase RimO; this encodes MDVFFISLGCDKNLVDSENMLGILNDHGYRITDDETNADIIIINTCCFINDAKEESIQNILEMAEYKKTGKLKALIVTGCMAERYKDEILKEIPEVDALLGTTAFTDIIPVLEEVLEGKKATYFSDLKQLPRPKSKRMLSAGSHYSYLKIAEGCNKHCTYCVIPKVRGNYRSRPMEELLEEASYLASLGIKELILVAQETTLYGVDIYGEKTLPTLLKKLCDIEGIEWIRLLYCYPEEITDELIEVISNEAKICKYLDIPIQHCSDRILKLMGRKTSKADLVGIVKKLRDEIPDIVLRTTLITGFPTETDEDHEELMDFVKELKFDRLGVFTYSKEEDTPAALLKPQIKASVKKKRQKQLMELQQSIVFDACSNNIGRILDVIIEGRIVDKEHVYVGRTYMDAPQVDGYIFINSEEELMSGDIVQVKVTGANNYDLVGELVKGSAKNEFAQ
- a CDS encoding BaiN/RdsA family NAD(P)/FAD-dependent oxidoreductase, producing MANVYVIGGGASGMIAAIAAARKGHKVTLFEKNEKLGKKLYITGKGRCNLTNACDRDTFFENVISNSKFLYRAFHQLSTYDLISFFEELGLRTKIERGNRVFPQSDKSSDVIAALRNELERLGVDLRYNSEVSQVLFKEKSFYGLKLKNSDKEYYGDAVIVATGGLSYPLTGSTGDGYDFAQMAGHSITDLYPSLVPLYVAEPFIKDLMGLSLKNIAITVKAGQKDIYKDFGEMLFTHFGVSGPVILSASRFIIPYLTSDEITLSIDLKPALSKEQLDDRILRDFEKSKNKQFKNSLFHLLPNKLIDVIIRLSHICPDKQVNSITKEERLSLVRLLKNFTLKIIKLGSYSQAVITKGGVNVKEINPSTMESKLIKNLYFVGEVLDLDALTGGFNLQIAWSTGYLAGISI
- the pgsA gene encoding CDP-diacylglycerol--glycerol-3-phosphate 3-phosphatidyltransferase, giving the protein MNLPNKITTVRVLMIPLYLIFMLNPNISYGRYIAGAIFTLAAITDALDGYIARKNNLITNFGRFMDPLADKLLVCSALICFVEFNLIPSWIAIIIIAREFIISGFRLIASDQGVVLAAGWWGKIKTNVQIIMSVMLTIDLDYTFINILEIVAVYLALALTLISMMDYLIKNRKLILNDNNI